CTGAATCGACCCATATTTTCCCATTTGCATTTTCTACAATATTTTTAACAATTGCTAAACCGAGCCCCATTCCTCCCGATTTAGTAGTAAAATTAGGATAAAACAATTTTTCTTTTACCAAATTATCAATACCTAAACCATTATCGATAACCGATGCCTGATAGAAACTATCCTGTTCTTCCAACTCCAGTACAATTTGGCCAGGTCTATCTTCGGGAATAGATTGTATTGCATTATTAATCAAATTTACAAATACTCTTACAAATTGCTCTCTATCGACAAAAACTTTTGCATTTTCGATACCATTTAATACCAGTTTTAAATCAAACTTATCATTTTTAAACAAGGATATTACATGATTAATAATATCGACCAAATTTAAGCTCTCGCTTTTAGCTTTTGGCATTTTTGCAAAATTAGAAAAAGCTGTGGCGATAGACGATAAAGCATTAATTTGTTCAATTAATGTTTTGCTAACCTGCTTAAGGTGCTCTTCTCTATTTTCTGATTTTTCATCGAACCTCCTCTGTAAAAACTGAATACTCAATTTCATTGGGGTAAGCGGATTTTTAATTTCATGTGCTATTTGGCGAGCCATTTCTCTCCAAGCCGATTCCCTTTCCGATTTAGATAATCGTTCTGCACTCTCTTCCAACTCTAGCAGCATCTGATTGTATTCCTTAACCAAGCTTCCAATTTCATCATCTTTCGAATACTCAATTTTTTCTCCGTAAGATCCAAAACGCGTTGCTTTTAATCGATTTTGAATCATTCTTAAAGGGTTAGTAATTTTATTCGAAATAAAAACAGAAAGAAAAATAGCCAATAAAATCATGAACACATGAAGATTTACACCTGCCAAAACAAGATTAAACATCTCCTTCTCTAGCTCCTGACTTTTAAGAAAATATGGCAAATTCACAAAAGCTATCAACTCGTTATTTTCATCAAAAATAGCTTCATAAGCCGATAAATACGACATGGTTCCAATTTCCTCGCGATGTATAAAGCTTGTTTTCTCCTGAAAAAATAATTGATAATAAGCTGCAAAATTCATTCTTGTATGCTGCAATCCTTTTTCAAATATCTCTGGTCTCGATGAAGATATCAGTTTACCTGAAGGATCGTAAATGTGTATATCTGCATATATTAGTCCAGATAATCGACGCAATTGGTCTGTTAAAAAATCAAGACTATTATCTTTATTTAAATTTGAAATAACCTCTCGTTTAACCAACTGCAACTTCTCTCGCAACTGCCTATTGTTCAACTGTTCACTTCTCTCAATAGTATAATAAACAGTTCCTCCTCCCAGTAAAATGAAAAATATCATTAATAAACCAACTATCGAATACTGTATTCGATACTTAAAACTCATATTAAATTTAAGTTTCCAGGGACATCTTTCTAAAAACCAAATTAGAAATCCAAAAACATAGAGCATTACAAAAATATACGGAACAGTAATTACTCGATTATACCAACCTACAATTTTACTACTTACAACAACTGCATTATTGCCAAATTTGTATACCAAATGATCATATCCATCTAATTCAAGTCTAAATACATTTTTATCCGAATGACCAAACACCTTATTACTCATGTAATATGAGTACTCCCCCGAAGATGCAATAAGCTTTCCCTTTCGATATTTTCCGTAAGAATAATCATTACCTCTAGGGCGAAGAGCAACTTTTTCGTCCAACAATAAATCGGGATAGCCCAAACCCTCATTGCCTACTTTTGAGTCTAAACGAATATAAATTTTAACCAAATCGTTCCGTTTCGATTTTGTTTCGATAACTCCAAGATAGGATACCATTCCGTTAAATTCATTCAGATAGTAAAAATTTGTATTGGGAATAGCTTCTCCAGCTTCCAGAATCATCTCATGAAAAAATTCAAAACAATTTCTCACTTCATTATCGGGCTCAATATTTAAATCGTCGCTATCATTACAAATTGTTATTTGTAAATGATATTGCTCCCAATATCCTGTAAAGTATTCTGCCTGAATATGATCCATTATTCTCATTTCGTTTAAAAATGGCCGATCACATAGGTTTGCTAGTATCTTATCCTCATCCAGTTTTTTCTGCATATCTATCAGAAGATTCTCAGAAGTTGGGTCATACTCGGTTGAAAGATTCATGGCAGCAACCATTCGGTTCTGTACCTCTTTTTTCTCTGATAAAACATTAATGCGATGAGTAATGGCAATGGCTACTAACAATAATAAAATAATGAGAGACGAGTATCTGGCTCGCTTATCTTCCCAATAGGCAACAAAACCAGTAAAAAGAAACAGTGCAACAGGAAACAGGTAATAGCTTATATCCTTATCAACAGAATCGCAAAAATAAATAAGAGCAGAAGCAAATATTGCTACAACAAAAACCAATGTAAAATACTTGTTGCGAGCACATCGGAATTTTGCCAACACTGCTGTTGTATATGTTAAATAACCAAGAGAATACAGAAGCAATATCAAAATAAAGAAGCCTGTAAAAATATACATTCCCTTATCCTGAAAAACAAACATCTGTAAACTAAAACTGGAATCTACTACCAAACTGGCAATTAATTCACCAATCCAATAATAAAGAATCCAAAAAACAATAAAATGAGTAGCAATATATAAATAAAACCAAACTGCTTTAATACTCTTACTTAATTCATTCTTTACAGAGTAAACCGAGTAAGCATATACTAAAGCAAAAAGAAATACTGCATTTAACACAAAATCGCCAAGCGATGGAAAAAAGAATGAGCTGGCAAATAATAGTGGGGAAAAAATTTCGAGATCGGACAGAACACCCGGAGCATTATATAACAACATAAAATACCTGACAAAAAATAAAGAAAGAGCATACAAAATAAGTAAGGCTACTCCAAGTTTCTTATTTCTTATATCGGTAATTATAATATTACAAAAAATAAGTGCGAGAATAGTAAAAATACCATATAGCACACCTGTTCCGTCTTCTTCTTTCTGCGTAATAAAACTTAAATCACTTTCGTTAATAGAAAAAAGATAATCGCCATTCTTATCCTTTATGGGCACTCCACTTTCTTTATCTAATGATATGGTGTAGTCTGCAGGAATCTTAAATTCTTTATCGAAGTAATTTCGCAAAAATTTATTTTGATATGGATATATCTTTTTTAATAGAAGTAAACCATAAAAATCTATAGAGTCCTGTCTTTGTTTTTGAATATAGTACCAACCATTTGGAAGCCTAGCAACCGAAGCCTCCATATTTCTTAACGAATAATCCTTTGGCAGAATAAATGAATTATCGCTCCAAAAAATAATACTATCCCCTTTAAATCCAAAAAGTACAAAACCATCTTTTTTTAAATCGTGCTCAAATTCAGAAAAATCTTTGTAACGGTTTAAACCAATATTTTTATCCTTAATAGCAGAACGAAGTTCTCCTATA
This genomic interval from uncultured Marinifilum sp. contains the following:
- a CDS encoding ATP-binding protein, with protein sequence MKKALLKYVLGLLLLVFLILAISSNYFFSRSNSLIHSADRIQQVFQKKELLLSKDIGELRSAIKDKNIGLNRYKDFSEFEHDLKKDGFVLFGFKGDSIIFWSDNSFILPKDYSLRNMEASVARLPNGWYYIQKQRQDSIDFYGLLLLKKIYPYQNKFLRNYFDKEFKIPADYTISLDKESGVPIKDKNGDYLFSINESDLSFITQKEEDGTGVLYGIFTILALIFCNIIITDIRNKKLGVALLILYALSLFFVRYFMLLYNAPGVLSDLEIFSPLLFASSFFFPSLGDFVLNAVFLFALVYAYSVYSVKNELSKSIKAVWFYLYIATHFIVFWILYYWIGELIASLVVDSSFSLQMFVFQDKGMYIFTGFFILILLLYSLGYLTYTTAVLAKFRCARNKYFTLVFVVAIFASALIYFCDSVDKDISYYLFPVALFLFTGFVAYWEDKRARYSSLIILLLLVAIAITHRINVLSEKKEVQNRMVAAMNLSTEYDPTSENLLIDMQKKLDEDKILANLCDRPFLNEMRIMDHIQAEYFTGYWEQYHLQITICNDSDDLNIEPDNEVRNCFEFFHEMILEAGEAIPNTNFYYLNEFNGMVSYLGVIETKSKRNDLVKIYIRLDSKVGNEGLGYPDLLLDEKVALRPRGNDYSYGKYRKGKLIASSGEYSYYMSNKVFGHSDKNVFRLELDGYDHLVYKFGNNAVVVSSKIVGWYNRVITVPYIFVMLYVFGFLIWFLERCPWKLKFNMSFKYRIQYSIVGLLMIFFILLGGGTVYYTIERSEQLNNRQLREKLQLVKREVISNLNKDNSLDFLTDQLRRLSGLIYADIHIYDPSGKLISSSRPEIFEKGLQHTRMNFAAYYQLFFQEKTSFIHREEIGTMSYLSAYEAIFDENNELIAFVNLPYFLKSQELEKEMFNLVLAGVNLHVFMILLAIFLSVFISNKITNPLRMIQNRLKATRFGSYGEKIEYSKDDEIGSLVKEYNQMLLELEESAERLSKSERESAWREMARQIAHEIKNPLTPMKLSIQFLQRRFDEKSENREEHLKQVSKTLIEQINALSSIATAFSNFAKMPKAKSESLNLVDIINHVISLFKNDKFDLKLVLNGIENAKVFVDREQFVRVFVNLINNAIQSIPEDRPGQIVLELEEQDSFYQASVIDNGLGIDNLVKEKLFYPNFTTKSGGMGLGLAIVKNIVENANGKIWVDSEENIGSCFFVKIPKYKEL